One window of the Allorhizobium ampelinum S4 genome contains the following:
- a CDS encoding ArsC family reductase codes for MTITLYGIKNCDTMKKARTWLETAGIDYAFHDYKAKGIDRASLQAWSAKLGWEVLLNRAGTTFKKLPDEAKIDMNEEKALDLMLAQPSMIKRPVLDKDGTLTVGFKPEQYQAVFAGTGF; via the coding sequence ATGACGATCACGCTTTATGGCATCAAGAATTGCGACACGATGAAAAAGGCGCGGACCTGGCTGGAGACGGCGGGTATCGATTATGCCTTTCACGACTACAAGGCCAAGGGCATAGACCGCGCCAGCCTCCAGGCCTGGAGTGCCAAGCTTGGCTGGGAGGTGTTGCTGAACCGGGCGGGTACGACGTTCAAGAAGCTCCCTGATGAAGCCAAGATCGATATGAATGAAGAAAAGGCTCTGGATCTGATGTTGGCCCAACCGTCTATGATCAAGCGCCCGGTTCTGGACAAGGACGGGACGCTGACGGTGGGGTTCAAGCCGGAGCAATATCAGGCTGTTTTCGCAGGTACCGGGTTTTAA
- a CDS encoding aminopeptidase, with protein MTLPDVSNSIDPVKLDKLAEVAVKVGLRLVPGQDLVITAPLNALPLVRNITRHAYMVGAGLVTTFYSDEETTLARYAHGADASFDRASGWLYEGMAKAYAGGAARLAISGDNPMLLASQDPAKVARANKANSIAFKPALEPISNFDINWNISSYPNPSWAAQVFPDLPLDEAVKKLADAIFAASRVDQPDPVAAWMAHNGELAKRSAWLNGERFSSLHFTGPGTDLRVGLADGHEWHGGASTAKNGITCNPNIPTEEVFTTPHALKVDGVVSSTKPLSHQGTLIDNIQVRFEAGRIVEAKASRGEEVLNKVLDTDEGARRLGEVALVPHSSPISASGILFYNTLFDENASCHIALGQCYSKCFLDGASLTPEQIKAQGGNSSLIHIDWMIGSDKVDIDGVKADGTTVPVMRKGEWA; from the coding sequence ATGACCCTGCCTGATGTCTCAAATTCCATCGATCCGGTAAAGCTCGACAAACTGGCCGAAGTGGCCGTCAAGGTTGGTCTACGGCTGGTGCCGGGCCAGGATCTGGTGATCACCGCACCGCTGAACGCGCTGCCGCTGGTGCGCAACATTACTCGTCATGCCTATATGGTCGGTGCCGGTCTTGTGACGACCTTCTATTCGGATGAAGAGACGACGCTGGCCCGTTATGCCCATGGCGCGGATGCCAGTTTCGACAGGGCTTCCGGCTGGCTTTACGAGGGCATGGCCAAGGCCTATGCGGGGGGTGCGGCGCGGTTGGCGATTTCCGGCGATAATCCCATGTTGCTTGCCAGTCAGGACCCCGCGAAGGTGGCGCGAGCCAACAAGGCCAATTCAATTGCCTTTAAGCCTGCCTTGGAGCCGATTTCCAATTTCGACATCAACTGGAATATCTCGTCCTATCCCAACCCATCTTGGGCCGCTCAGGTGTTTCCGGATCTGCCCCTGGATGAGGCGGTGAAAAAGCTGGCGGATGCGATTTTTGCTGCCTCCCGGGTCGATCAGCCCGATCCGGTCGCGGCCTGGATGGCTCATAATGGTGAGTTGGCCAAGCGTTCGGCCTGGTTGAATGGCGAGCGGTTCTCAAGTCTGCATTTCACCGGCCCCGGCACGGATCTGCGGGTTGGCCTGGCCGATGGCCACGAATGGCACGGCGGTGCCTCCACGGCCAAGAATGGCATTACCTGCAATCCGAATATCCCGACGGAAGAGGTGTTCACCACGCCACATGCGCTGAAAGTGGACGGCGTTGTCTCCTCCACCAAGCCGTTATCGCATCAGGGCACGCTGATCGACAATATCCAGGTGCGGTTCGAAGCGGGCCGGATCGTCGAGGCCAAGGCTTCGCGCGGCGAGGAAGTGCTCAATAAGGTCTTGGACACCGACGAGGGCGCCCGGCGTCTGGGAGAAGTGGCACTGGTGCCGCATTCATCGCCGATTTCGGCGTCCGGCATCCTGTTCTACAACACGCTGTTTGACGAAAACGCCTCGTGCCACATCGCGCTTGGCCAGTGCTATTCCAAATGCTTCCTGGACGGAGCATCGCTGACGCCGGAGCAGATCAAAGCCCAGGGCGGCAATTCGTCGTTGATCCATATCGACTGGATGATCGGTTCCGACAAGGTCGATATTGACGGCGTGAAAGCGGATGGCACAACGGTGCCCGTGATGCGCAAGGGCGAATGGGCCTGA
- a CDS encoding DUF6481 family protein, which produces MKNSRKNEVVDRRTTAADAKAALLQAYKAAQEASEPTRLARQAERQAIAEAREARRAEREQTKLQEQQQLAAETAAREAALAAEATAEADARDAAEKARISRLLEDEATRKAQRDQRYANRKARQG; this is translated from the coding sequence TTGAAAAATAGCCGAAAAAATGAAGTCGTCGACCGCCGTACAACCGCTGCCGACGCAAAGGCCGCTCTCCTTCAGGCCTATAAGGCCGCGCAGGAAGCGTCGGAACCAACCCGTCTCGCCCGCCAGGCAGAGCGCCAGGCGATAGCCGAGGCCAGAGAAGCACGGCGCGCCGAGCGCGAACAGACAAAATTGCAGGAACAGCAACAGCTTGCAGCCGAGACTGCTGCTCGTGAAGCCGCACTTGCCGCTGAAGCAACAGCTGAAGCCGATGCCCGCGACGCCGCTGAAAAAGCCAGAATTTCCCGTCTGCTTGAAGACGAAGCCACCCGCAAGGCGCAACGCGATCAGCGTTATGCCAACCGTAAGGCCAGACAGGGCTGA
- a CDS encoding nicotinate phosphoribosyltransferase → MSRINPILNTDSYKLGHFLQYPPGTRAVSGYVTTRGASLRPEVVFFGLQMFLKEYLSQPITQADIDEAQELAALHGQPFDQAGWHYILSAHGGFLPLRIEALPEGSFLHRGVPMVQVVNTDPACFWLPSYIETALLRAVWYPSTVASSLRHVKQTLKPFLDKSCDDPSDKIGSRLFEYGARGAASLEQAGLGGVANLLHFDHTDTLEAVLYARRYYGAAMAGLSIPASEHTTMIAWGQDQEVQSFANMIDRFGDYPAYSVVSDSYDIHNAVSEIWGKTLQQKVRSKPGRLIVRPDSGDPIDVPVQTVAQLAYQFGTRLNAKGYKVLDDKVRVLQADGVSLRDITMILGRLEAMGFSAENISFGIGASQLQKVSRSTYSFTMKCSAIMDGQERWRPISRRPVTMQERMPEPGRRAVIVEGDEFASIALEDLGRRTNHLQPVWENGRLLKEWSFDEIKAKARTPHRMDM, encoded by the coding sequence ATGAGCCGTATCAATCCGATCCTGAACACCGATAGCTACAAGCTGGGGCATTTCCTGCAATATCCTCCCGGAACCCGGGCGGTGAGCGGCTATGTCACCACGCGTGGTGCTTCCCTGCGGCCGGAAGTGGTGTTTTTCGGCTTGCAGATGTTCTTGAAGGAATATCTGTCACAGCCCATCACCCAGGCCGATATTGATGAAGCGCAGGAACTGGCCGCCCTGCACGGCCAGCCTTTCGACCAGGCCGGTTGGCACTATATTCTCTCCGCCCATGGCGGATTTCTGCCTTTGCGCATAGAGGCGCTGCCAGAGGGCAGCTTCTTGCATCGCGGCGTGCCGATGGTGCAGGTGGTTAATACCGATCCGGCCTGCTTCTGGTTGCCCTCCTATATTGAGACGGCGCTGTTGCGGGCGGTGTGGTATCCGTCCACGGTCGCCAGCTCGCTTCGCCATGTGAAGCAGACTTTGAAGCCCTTCCTCGATAAAAGCTGTGACGACCCATCGGACAAGATTGGCTCGCGGCTGTTCGAATACGGCGCGCGCGGTGCAGCCAGCCTGGAACAGGCCGGATTGGGCGGTGTGGCCAACCTGCTGCATTTCGACCACACCGATACGCTGGAAGCGGTGCTCTATGCCCGACGCTATTATGGCGCTGCCATGGCCGGTCTCTCGATTCCGGCCTCGGAACATACGACCATGATCGCCTGGGGCCAGGACCAGGAAGTGCAGTCTTTCGCCAATATGATCGACCGGTTCGGCGATTATCCGGCCTATTCGGTGGTATCGGACAGCTATGACATTCACAATGCAGTGTCCGAAATCTGGGGCAAGACCCTGCAACAGAAAGTGCGCTCCAAGCCCGGCAGGCTGATTGTGCGGCCAGATAGCGGCGATCCGATTGATGTTCCGGTTCAGACGGTGGCCCAGCTTGCCTACCAGTTCGGCACGCGGTTGAATGCCAAGGGCTATAAGGTTCTGGATGACAAGGTGCGGGTCTTGCAGGCGGACGGCGTGTCGCTGCGCGATATCACCATGATCCTTGGTCGGCTGGAAGCCATGGGCTTTTCGGCGGAAAATATTTCCTTCGGCATTGGTGCATCGCAATTGCAGAAGGTCAGCCGCTCGACCTATTCCTTCACGATGAAATGCAGTGCCATCATGGACGGGCAGGAGCGTTGGCGTCCCATTTCCCGCCGTCCGGTCACGATGCAGGAACGCATGCCGGAACCTGGGCGTCGCGCCGTCATCGTGGAAGGAGACGAGTTTGCCTCTATTGCTTTGGAGGATCTAGGCCGTCGCACCAATCATTTGCAGCCGGTTTGGGAAAATGGCCGCCTGCTGAAAGAATGGAGTTTCGACGAAATCAAAGCAAAGGCCAGGACGCCGCATCGCATGGATATGTGA
- a CDS encoding Gfo/Idh/MocA family protein, producing MLRFGILSTAKIGRELVVPAIQDAEGAVVSAIASRDLAKARAMADRFSVPHAFGSYEEMLASDLIDAVYIPLPTAQHVEWTIKAADAGKHVLCEKPIALKAEDIDSLIAARDRNKVLISEAFMVTYAPVWHKVRALLADGAIGKLRHVQGSFSYFNRDPGNMRNIPELGGGALPDIGVYPTITARFVTGLEPVRVQAVTQRDAEFGTDIYSSVKADFGSFEMSFYIATQMAARQTMVFHGDEGFIEVKSPFNADRWGAEELELTNRNHSESQIFRFPDSRQYRLEAEAFAKAARGEESDVVTLENSRANQRFIDAIYRASEKDGWEPV from the coding sequence ATGCTGCGGTTTGGAATTTTATCGACGGCGAAAATCGGCCGTGAACTGGTCGTACCCGCCATTCAGGATGCAGAAGGGGCCGTGGTCAGTGCCATTGCCAGCCGTGACCTTGCCAAGGCCCGGGCGATGGCTGACCGCTTTTCCGTGCCGCATGCTTTCGGCTCCTATGAAGAGATGCTGGCTTCCGACCTGATCGATGCCGTCTATATTCCCCTGCCGACCGCCCAGCATGTGGAATGGACAATCAAGGCCGCCGATGCGGGCAAGCATGTGCTATGCGAAAAGCCGATTGCCCTGAAGGCAGAGGACATCGACAGCCTGATCGCCGCGCGCGACCGTAACAAGGTGCTGATTTCGGAAGCCTTCATGGTCACCTATGCGCCTGTCTGGCACAAGGTGCGCGCCCTTCTGGCCGATGGCGCCATCGGCAAGCTGCGGCATGTGCAGGGGTCTTTCAGTTACTTTAACCGCGACCCCGGCAATATGCGCAATATCCCGGAACTCGGCGGCGGCGCGCTGCCGGATATTGGCGTCTATCCGACCATCACCGCCCGCTTCGTGACAGGCCTTGAGCCGGTGCGGGTGCAGGCGGTGACGCAACGCGATGCTGAATTCGGCACCGATATCTATTCCAGCGTCAAAGCCGATTTCGGCAGTTTCGAGATGAGCTTTTACATCGCCACGCAGATGGCCGCCCGCCAGACCATGGTGTTTCATGGGGATGAAGGGTTTATCGAGGTGAAATCACCGTTCAATGCCGACCGCTGGGGGGCGGAAGAGCTGGAACTGACCAACCGCAACCACAGCGAATCGCAAATCTTCCGCTTTCCCGACAGCCGCCAATATCGTCTGGAGGCTGAGGCGTTTGCCAAGGCGGCGCGGGGTGAGGAGAGCGATGTTGTGACGCTGGAAAACTCCCGCGCCAACCAGCGCTTCATCGATGCGATCTACCGGGCCAGCGAAAAGGATGGTTGGGAACCGGTTTGA
- a CDS encoding glycosyltransferase gives MGQTPVPDVAVLIPCYNEASTIASVVRGFRTALPQARVYVYDNNSTDGTALAAMLAGAEVLQERRQGKGHVVRRMFADVDADVYLMADGDGTYAPQDANALIHLLMEERADMVVATRRNVHNDAGRQGHALGNRLFNGLYRFLFGPGFSDIFSGYRAFSRRYVKTFPAVSAGFEIETEMSVHASRLKLPVVELELDYGRRPEGSHSKLSTLRDGAKILWMFAMLSKETRPFATFSALAGLVLAISLGFMVPVLGEYFTTGLVSRLPTWVLSVALLLMSQLLFIAGLILDSLSRARAEHLRLSYVALPAFVAPENAALSAADSAIDPARSAADAA, from the coding sequence ATGGGCCAGACACCAGTACCGGACGTGGCGGTCCTTATTCCCTGCTATAACGAGGCCAGCACCATTGCCTCCGTGGTGCGCGGTTTCCGTACCGCCCTGCCGCAGGCGCGGGTCTATGTCTATGACAATAATTCCACCGATGGTACGGCGCTGGCCGCCATGCTGGCCGGTGCCGAGGTGTTGCAGGAACGCAGGCAGGGCAAGGGGCATGTGGTGCGCCGGATGTTTGCCGATGTTGACGCCGATGTCTATCTGATGGCCGATGGCGATGGCACCTATGCGCCGCAGGATGCGAATGCGTTGATCCATCTGCTGATGGAAGAGCGCGCCGACATGGTGGTCGCCACGCGCCGCAATGTCCACAATGATGCCGGACGCCAGGGTCATGCGCTTGGCAATCGCCTGTTCAACGGGCTCTACCGCTTTCTGTTCGGGCCGGGCTTTAGCGATATCTTCTCCGGCTACCGTGCCTTTTCGCGCCGCTATGTCAAAACCTTTCCGGCGGTGTCGGCAGGTTTTGAAATCGAGACGGAAATGTCTGTTCATGCCTCGCGGCTGAAATTGCCGGTGGTGGAACTGGAACTGGACTACGGACGGCGGCCAGAAGGCTCCCATTCCAAGCTATCGACCCTGCGCGACGGCGCAAAAATCCTTTGGATGTTCGCCATGTTGTCCAAGGAGACGCGGCCCTTTGCGACGTTTTCGGCGCTGGCCGGGCTGGTCCTGGCGATAAGCCTCGGTTTCATGGTGCCGGTTCTGGGCGAATATTTCACCACCGGCCTCGTTTCTCGGCTGCCGACCTGGGTCCTGTCGGTGGCGCTGCTGTTGATGAGCCAGCTATTGTTTATTGCAGGGTTGATTCTGGATTCGCTGTCACGGGCGCGGGCCGAGCATTTGCGGCTTTCCTACGTCGCCTTGCCCGCCTTTGTCGCTCCTGAAAACGCTGCCTTGTCAGCGGCTGATTCCGCCATCGATCCGGCTCGGTCGGCTGCGGATGCTGCATGA
- a CDS encoding GtrA family protein produces the protein MKKLVRFALVGSTGFAVDAGLLWLLLSYSALGPLAARALAILVALLVTWRLNRAFTFGASRRSLAVEGFRYGSVGVVSALVNYGLYAGLLIVIPALNPFAALVFASLAAMAFSFFGYSRFVFRR, from the coding sequence ATGAAAAAGCTGGTCCGTTTTGCTCTGGTTGGCAGTACGGGTTTTGCCGTGGATGCCGGGCTTTTATGGCTGCTTCTGTCTTACAGCGCTCTCGGCCCCTTGGCGGCCCGGGCCCTTGCCATTCTGGTGGCCCTGCTCGTCACATGGCGGCTTAACCGGGCCTTCACCTTCGGGGCGTCCCGGCGAAGCCTCGCCGTCGAGGGCTTTCGCTATGGCTCGGTCGGGGTGGTCTCGGCGCTGGTCAATTACGGTCTTTATGCCGGGTTGTTGATCGTCATCCCGGCACTCAATCCTTTCGCGGCGCTGGTTTTCGCATCGCTTGCCGCGATGGCGTTCAGCTTTTTCGGCTATTCGCGGTTTGTGTTTCGCCGTTGA
- the xseA gene encoding exodeoxyribonuclease VII large subunit — protein sequence MASFFDDDQPSNLTEFSVSELSGSIKRTIETAFDQVRVRGEISGFRGQHSSGHAYFSLKDDKARIDAVIWKGSFSKLKYRPEEGMEVIATGRITTFPGSSKYQIVIEQMEPAGAGALMALIEERKRRFTAEGLFDPATKQLLPFMPKVIGVVTSPTGAVIRDILHRISDRFPVHVLVWPVKVQGEGSGDEVANAINGFNAFQPDGVIPRPDVLIVARGGGSLEDLWSFNDEAVVRAAAASAIPLISAVGHETDWTLIDYAADVRAPTPTGAAEMAVPVKADLEAQLAGLAARLAGAVNRQMDHRRQNLRALARALPSLDQLLALPRRRFDEAASGLGRSLELNTMTKRQSFERAAAKLSPDMLVRRLVERRQRVSERAALSDRIIERLIERQKANLGRIDATLTAVPARLKAQTGRSRDRLDSFSRRADSAVINDLRRARSTVSAHDRMLQSLSYKNVLMRGYAVIRGQDDRPLSRAAGLEDGRAIAIEFADGRVSAVTGEGDKASPPPQAASATTTPAPGRPNPLPKSPKKSEPPAGQGSLF from the coding sequence ATGGCCTCTTTCTTTGACGACGACCAGCCCAGCAATCTGACCGAATTTTCCGTCTCGGAGCTTTCCGGATCGATCAAGCGCACCATCGAAACCGCCTTCGACCAGGTGCGGGTGCGCGGCGAAATTTCCGGCTTTCGAGGCCAGCATTCCTCCGGCCATGCCTATTTTTCGCTTAAGGACGACAAGGCGCGGATCGACGCGGTGATCTGGAAGGGCTCGTTTTCCAAGCTGAAATACCGGCCCGAAGAGGGCATGGAAGTGATCGCCACGGGCCGCATCACCACCTTTCCCGGCTCGTCCAAATACCAGATCGTCATCGAGCAGATGGAACCGGCTGGCGCTGGAGCCCTGATGGCGCTGATCGAGGAGCGCAAACGTCGCTTTACGGCGGAGGGCCTGTTCGATCCGGCCACCAAGCAATTGCTGCCCTTTATGCCAAAGGTCATCGGCGTCGTCACATCGCCCACCGGCGCTGTGATCCGCGACATTCTTCACCGGATTTCCGACCGCTTTCCCGTGCATGTCCTGGTCTGGCCCGTCAAAGTGCAGGGTGAAGGCTCCGGCGACGAAGTTGCCAACGCCATCAACGGCTTCAATGCCTTTCAGCCTGATGGTGTCATCCCAAGGCCGGATGTGCTGATCGTTGCGCGCGGTGGCGGCAGCCTTGAAGACCTGTGGAGCTTCAACGACGAAGCAGTGGTGCGCGCCGCCGCCGCCAGCGCCATTCCGCTGATTTCGGCGGTCGGCCATGAAACGGACTGGACACTGATCGACTATGCAGCCGATGTCCGGGCACCAACACCGACAGGCGCGGCTGAAATGGCGGTGCCGGTCAAGGCGGATCTGGAAGCGCAACTGGCCGGGCTTGCTGCCCGACTGGCAGGCGCCGTCAACCGCCAGATGGATCATCGCCGCCAGAACCTGCGGGCGCTGGCCCGCGCCCTGCCCTCTCTCGATCAATTGCTGGCGCTGCCGCGCCGCCGTTTCGATGAAGCCGCCAGCGGTCTTGGCCGTAGCCTGGAACTGAACACCATGACCAAGCGGCAAAGCTTCGAGCGGGCCGCCGCCAAATTGTCGCCGGATATGCTGGTGCGCCGCCTGGTGGAACGCCGACAGCGGGTCAGCGAACGCGCCGCCCTTTCTGACCGGATTATCGAACGGCTGATCGAGCGGCAAAAAGCCAATCTCGGACGGATCGATGCAACATTGACGGCGGTTCCGGCCCGGCTGAAAGCGCAAACGGGACGCTCGAGAGACCGGCTGGACAGCTTTTCGCGCCGGGCCGACAGCGCTGTTATCAACGATCTGCGCCGCGCCCGCTCCACGGTCTCGGCCCATGACCGGATGCTGCAATCGCTGTCCTACAAGAATGTCCTGATGCGCGGCTATGCCGTAATCCGTGGGCAGGATGATCGGCCCCTGTCGCGTGCGGCGGGACTTGAGGATGGACGAGCCATCGCCATCGAATTTGCCGATGGCCGGGTTTCCGCTGTGACCGGAGAGGGTGATAAGGCGTCACCTCCACCGCAAGCCGCTTCCGCAACGACAACCCCAGCCCCGGGAAGGCCGAATCCCTTGCCCAAATCGCCGAAAAAGTCGGAGCCACCCGCCGGACAGGGTAGTCTTTTCTAA
- the ybaK gene encoding Cys-tRNA(Pro) deacylase translates to MSKSTRATLAMEKAGLAFTVHHYDYDPNAERIGLQAAEAIGEEPRRVLKTLMAEVDGKPVCVVLPSDQEVSMKKLAAAIGGKHAAMMKPAAAEKLTGFVVGGISPFGQKKSVPTVIELSALNESHVYLNGGQRGLQVRLEPKAAQAALNAIAASVIA, encoded by the coding sequence ATGTCGAAATCGACCCGCGCCACGCTGGCAATGGAAAAGGCTGGCCTGGCCTTTACCGTGCATCACTACGATTACGATCCGAACGCCGAGCGTATCGGCCTTCAGGCGGCGGAAGCGATTGGCGAGGAGCCGCGCCGGGTGCTGAAAACCCTGATGGCGGAGGTGGATGGCAAGCCTGTCTGCGTCGTCCTGCCCTCCGATCAGGAGGTCAGCATGAAGAAACTGGCCGCCGCCATCGGCGGCAAGCATGCCGCGATGATGAAGCCCGCCGCTGCCGAAAAGCTCACCGGCTTCGTCGTCGGCGGCATCAGCCCTTTCGGTCAGAAAAAATCGGTGCCGACCGTGATCGAGCTCTCGGCGCTCAATGAGTCGCATGTCTATCTAAACGGTGGCCAGCGTGGCTTGCAGGTCCGGTTGGAGCCGAAGGCGGCGCAGGCCGCGCTCAATGCCATTGCAGCATCGGTTATTGCCTGA
- a CDS encoding cold-shock protein — protein sequence MTTGTVKWFNSTKGFGFIQPDNGGPDAFVHISAVERAGMREIVEGQKIAYDMERDNKSGKMSACNLQAA from the coding sequence ATGACCACTGGCACAGTTAAATGGTTTAATTCCACTAAGGGCTTCGGCTTCATTCAGCCTGACAATGGCGGCCCAGATGCATTCGTGCATATCTCTGCTGTTGAACGCGCTGGTATGCGTGAAATCGTCGAAGGCCAGAAGATCGCCTACGACATGGAACGCGACAACAAGTCCGGCAAGATGTCGGCCTGCAATCTCCAGGCTGCTTAA